A stretch of Thermodesulfobacteriota bacterium DNA encodes these proteins:
- a CDS encoding SDR family oxidoreductase, with protein MAHVLILGAGSDIARALAARLAAVGYHLYLAGRNPAELEKDAQDLRLRYGIDAQAKAFDALAMDSHPAFWQDLEPKPYGVVSAVGLHAPQEEAEHDWALCRSLLDTNLTGLVSILNLAADHLEAQGRGFVIGLGSVAGDRGRRSNYLYGAAKAGFATYLSGLRARLSRVGVLVITVKPGYVRTKMTAGLALPEALVATPEQAAADIFHAFKEGKSEVYTRWFWRYIMLGIRLIPECIFKKLDI; from the coding sequence ATGGCTCATGTTCTCATCCTCGGCGCCGGATCCGACATCGCCCGCGCCCTGGCCGCCCGCCTGGCGGCCGTGGGCTATCATCTCTACCTGGCCGGCCGCAACCCGGCGGAGCTGGAAAAGGACGCCCAGGACCTGCGCCTCCGGTACGGCATCGACGCCCAGGCCAAGGCCTTCGACGCCCTGGCCATGGACAGCCACCCGGCCTTCTGGCAGGATCTGGAGCCGAAGCCCTATGGGGTGGTCTCGGCGGTGGGCCTTCACGCCCCCCAAGAGGAGGCGGAGCACGACTGGGCGCTCTGCCGCTCCCTCCTGGACACCAACCTCACCGGCCTGGTGTCGATTTTGAACCTCGCCGCCGACCACCTGGAGGCCCAGGGCCGCGGCTTTGTCATCGGTCTCGGCTCGGTGGCTGGCGACCGGGGACGCCGCAGCAACTATCTCTACGGCGCCGCCAAGGCCGGCTTTGCCACCTATCTTTCCGGCCTCCGGGCCCGGCTCTCCCGGGTCGGGGTGCTGGTGATCACGGTCAAGCCCGGCTACGTGCGTACGAAGATGACCGCGGGCCTGGCGCTGCCAGAGGCCCTGGTGGCGACCCCCGAGCAGGCGGCCGCCGACATCTTCCATGCCTTCAAGGAGGGCAAGTCCGAGGTCTACACCCGCTGGTTCTGGCGGTACATCATGCTGGGGATCCGATTGATCCCGGAATGCATCTTCAAGAAGCTCGATATCTGA